In Sphingobium amiense, a genomic segment contains:
- a CDS encoding metallophosphoesterase family protein: protein MARIAHLSDIHFGANDPRIVDAATAWLEERRPDLVVISGDFTQRARVEQFRAASAWLNRLRASGLRTLVVPGNHDIPLYDVIRRFAAPLDRYERYISNVLCPWYEDEEVAILGLNTARSLTIKDGRINHAQLELLHEKFAPVAPAKTRILVTHHPLFAMPIGKGNELSEAVGRHDDAVKAVCEAGVHVALAGHFHRTYAETADRMVEHSGGALVIQAGTATSTRLRNAEPQSFNWLHVRRNNEMELQVIVWDGTAFRRASHVEYRREDAQWSRRDMIDAPVVGAVEPRRFSA from the coding sequence ATGGCCCGCATCGCTCATCTGTCCGACATCCACTTCGGCGCGAACGATCCCCGCATCGTCGATGCCGCTACCGCCTGGTTGGAGGAACGCCGCCCCGACCTCGTCGTCATCAGCGGCGACTTCACGCAGCGGGCGCGGGTGGAGCAGTTCCGCGCCGCGTCCGCCTGGCTCAACCGGCTGCGCGCATCGGGCCTGCGCACGCTGGTCGTGCCGGGCAATCACGACATTCCGCTCTATGACGTGATCCGCCGCTTCGCCGCGCCGCTCGACCGCTACGAACGCTATATCAGCAACGTCCTGTGCCCATGGTATGAGGATGAGGAGGTCGCGATCCTCGGCCTGAACACCGCGCGGTCGCTGACGATCAAGGACGGGCGCATCAATCACGCGCAACTGGAACTGCTCCATGAGAAGTTCGCGCCTGTCGCTCCGGCCAAGACCCGCATCCTCGTCACCCACCATCCGCTCTTCGCCATGCCCATCGGCAAGGGGAATGAACTGAGCGAAGCGGTCGGGCGGCATGACGACGCGGTGAAGGCGGTGTGCGAGGCGGGCGTGCATGTCGCGCTCGCCGGTCATTTCCACCGCACCTATGCGGAGACGGCGGACAGGATGGTCGAGCATAGCGGCGGCGCTCTGGTCATTCAGGCGGGCACGGCGACCTCGACCCGCCTGCGCAATGCGGAGCCGCAGAGCTTCAACTGGCTCCACGTCCGGCGGAACAATGAAATGGAATTACAGGTCATCGTCTGGGACGGAACCGCTTTCCGCCGCGCGAGCCATGTCGAATATCGCCGCGAGGATGCGCAATGGAGCCGCCGTGATATGATCGACGCGCCGGTGGTCGGCGCGGTCGAGCCGCGTCGCTTCAGCGCCTAG
- a CDS encoding ComF family protein — protein MMPLAPLLKAALRTALDYALPPRCPGCGVIVGEDHSFCLDCWSGMAFLGEPCCARCGIPFPHDMGQGAECAACLADPPPWDSARAVLAYGDVARNVALRLKYGRRVALAGLIARQMQRHALRLEGAPVIVPVPLHRWRLWWRGFNQAALIADHLGRLTGWPVDRHALRRIRRTRPLRAMKPAARARAVKGAFALEEGHALAGRPVLLIDDVHTSGATAAACARALRQGGASEVHLLCWARVVPGDHGAD, from the coding sequence ATCATGCCTCTCGCCCCGCTTCTCAAGGCCGCGCTGCGTACCGCGCTCGATTATGCGCTGCCGCCGCGCTGCCCCGGATGCGGCGTCATCGTGGGGGAGGATCACAGCTTCTGCCTCGATTGCTGGAGCGGCATGGCGTTTCTGGGCGAACCCTGCTGCGCGCGGTGCGGCATTCCCTTCCCGCATGACATGGGGCAGGGCGCGGAGTGCGCGGCCTGTCTCGCCGATCCGCCGCCGTGGGACAGCGCGCGGGCGGTGCTGGCCTATGGCGATGTGGCGCGCAATGTCGCGCTGCGCCTCAAATATGGGCGGCGCGTGGCGCTGGCGGGCCTCATCGCCCGGCAGATGCAGCGCCATGCCCTGCGACTGGAAGGGGCGCCCGTGATCGTCCCCGTGCCGCTCCACCGCTGGCGGCTCTGGTGGCGGGGCTTCAATCAGGCGGCGCTGATCGCCGATCATCTGGGGCGGCTGACGGGATGGCCGGTCGACCGGCACGCGCTGCGGCGCATCCGCCGCACCCGGCCTTTGCGCGCCATGAAGCCCGCCGCCCGCGCCCGCGCGGTGAAGGGTGCCTTCGCGCTGGAAGAGGGGCACGCGCTGGCGGGCCGCCCGGTGCTCCTGATCGACGATGTGCACACCAGCGGCGCGACCGCCGCCGCCTGCGCGCGGGCCTTGCGGCAGGGCGGCGCGAGCGAAGTCCACCT
- the rpsI gene encoding 30S ribosomal protein S9: MSDNRQSLSDLASLTTNAPVAAAPAAAAAPLEGGEAPAAPVQPSAPLRAQEIDGLGRAYATGRRKDAVARVWVKPGTGKITVNGRDQEIYFARPTLRLVINQPFGVTDRVGQYDVICTVKGGGLSGQAGAVKHGIAQALSKYEPALRSAVKAEGFLTRDPRVVERKKYGKAKARRSFQFSKR; this comes from the coding sequence ATGTCCGATAACCGCCAGTCCCTGTCCGACCTCGCGTCGCTGACCACGAACGCTCCTGTCGCCGCCGCTCCGGCTGCCGCTGCCGCGCCGCTCGAAGGCGGCGAAGCGCCCGCCGCTCCGGTTCAGCCCTCGGCCCCGCTGCGCGCGCAGGAAATCGACGGCCTCGGCCGCGCCTACGCCACCGGCCGCCGCAAGGACGCCGTCGCCCGCGTGTGGGTGAAGCCCGGCACCGGCAAGATCACGGTCAACGGCCGCGATCAGGAAATCTATTTCGCCCGTCCGACCCTGCGTCTCGTCATCAACCAGCCCTTCGGCGTGACCGATCGCGTGGGCCAGTATGACGTGATCTGCACCGTCAAGGGCGGTGGCCTTTCGGGTCAGGCCGGCGCGGTCAAGCACGGCATCGCCCAGGCGCTCAGCAAGTATGAACCGGCGCTGCGCAGCGCGGTCAAGGCCGAAGGCTTCCTGACCCGCGACCCCCGCGTCGTCGAGCGCAAGAAGTATGGCAAGGCCAAGGCCCGCCGGAGCTTCCAGTTCTCGAAGCGCTGA
- a CDS encoding diacylglycerol/lipid kinase family protein, with the protein METKPLPKEAVLIVNAHSRRGQDQFEDARAKLEAAGVRLIAAHAVEDPEQMAPTVARAVADGAPMVIVGGGDGSMSGTVDELVGKDVVFGVLPLGTANSFARTLGLPLDLDGAVRAIATGRRRRVDLGMIDRDYFVNAASLGLSPMIGRTVPHKLKRYLGRVGYLIWAVKCSVGFRAFRLTIDDGRRQRRMWSTEVRILNGPYHGGVELSDHANVDSGRIVIQAVVGRSKPRLAWDWYAKFVKLRDRDKNTEEFSGTSFRIDAKPRQRISIDGEVLAMTPATVKIAAGAVEVAVPQDADKATAM; encoded by the coding sequence ATGGAAACGAAGCCCCTCCCCAAGGAAGCCGTGCTGATCGTCAACGCGCACAGCCGGCGCGGGCAGGACCAGTTCGAGGACGCGCGGGCGAAGCTGGAGGCGGCGGGCGTCCGGCTGATCGCCGCCCATGCGGTCGAAGATCCCGAGCAGATGGCGCCGACCGTGGCGCGGGCGGTGGCGGACGGCGCGCCGATGGTGATCGTGGGCGGGGGCGACGGGTCGATGTCCGGCACCGTCGATGAACTGGTGGGCAAGGATGTCGTTTTCGGCGTGCTGCCGCTGGGCACCGCCAACAGCTTCGCCCGGACGCTGGGGCTGCCGCTGGACCTCGATGGCGCGGTCAGGGCGATTGCGACGGGCAGGCGGCGGCGCGTCGATCTGGGGATGATCGACCGCGACTATTTCGTGAATGCGGCGTCGCTCGGCCTGTCGCCGATGATCGGGCGGACGGTGCCGCACAAGCTCAAACGCTATCTGGGGCGCGTGGGCTATCTGATCTGGGCGGTGAAATGTTCGGTAGGGTTCCGCGCCTTTCGCCTGACGATCGACGATGGCAGGAGGCAGCGGCGCATGTGGTCGACCGAGGTGCGCATCCTCAACGGGCCCTATCATGGCGGGGTCGAACTGTCCGATCATGCCAATGTGGACAGCGGCAGGATCGTCATCCAGGCGGTCGTGGGACGCAGCAAGCCTCGGCTCGCCTGGGACTGGTATGCCAAGTTTGTGAAGCTGCGCGACCGGGACAAGAATACGGAGGAGTTTTCGGGCACCAGTTTCCGCATCGACGCCAAGCCGCGCCAGCGCATCTCCATCGACGGCGAAGTTCTGGCGATGACGCCCGCGACGGTGAAGATCGCGGCGGGCGCGGTCGAGGTGGCGGTGCCGCAGGACGCGGATAAAGCGACAGCGATGTAG
- a CDS encoding class I SAM-dependent methyltransferase: protein MDDRPDIFDRARRARQRDRMLPRFAGHDFLYRAMLDELLDRLRDVQRPLPEALVIGCPDGSARAALEAMGKRVACADPGFLAARATDGVQVDEDALPFADESFDLIIACGTLDSVNDLPGALILMRRVLRPDGLMLAAFSGGGSLPRLKAALLAAEGDRPGQHVHPQVDVRSAGDLLSRAGFAMPVADGETLTIRYGDIARLMHDLRGMGAGNVLATRPPALSRRTIMRAAEHFADAADADGRTAEHMAVIYLSGWKPDASQAKPARRGSATVSLAAALKGKS from the coding sequence ATGGACGACCGCCCCGACATTTTCGACCGCGCCCGCCGCGCCCGCCAGCGCGACCGGATGCTGCCGCGCTTTGCCGGGCATGACTTCCTCTATCGCGCGATGCTGGACGAACTGCTCGACCGGCTCCGCGACGTGCAGCGGCCCTTGCCGGAGGCGCTGGTGATCGGATGCCCCGATGGCAGCGCGCGGGCCGCGCTGGAGGCGATGGGCAAGCGCGTGGCCTGCGCCGATCCGGGCTTTCTGGCGGCGCGGGCGACGGACGGGGTGCAGGTCGATGAGGACGCCCTGCCCTTCGCCGACGAGAGCTTCGACCTGATAATCGCCTGCGGCACGCTGGACAGCGTCAACGACCTGCCCGGCGCGCTCATCCTGATGCGGCGCGTCCTGCGGCCCGACGGGCTGATGCTCGCAGCGTTCAGCGGCGGAGGCAGCCTGCCGCGCCTCAAAGCCGCGCTGCTCGCGGCCGAGGGCGACCGGCCGGGGCAGCATGTGCATCCGCAGGTGGACGTGCGGTCGGCGGGCGACCTTTTGAGCCGCGCGGGCTTTGCGATGCCGGTGGCGGACGGGGAGACGCTGACCATCCGCTATGGCGACATCGCGCGGCTGATGCATGACCTCCGAGGCATGGGCGCGGGCAATGTGCTGGCGACGCGGCCGCCTGCCCTCTCCCGCCGGACGATCATGCGCGCGGCGGAGCACTTCGCCGATGCGGCTGACGCGGACGGACGGACGGCGGAGCACATGGCGGTGATCTACCTGTCCGGATGGAAACCCGACGCCAGTCAGGCCAAACCCGCCCGCCGGGGAAGCGCGACCGTTTCGCTGGCCGCCGCGCTCAAGGGCAAGAGCTAG